One genomic region from Henningerozyma blattae CBS 6284 chromosome 2, complete genome encodes:
- the TBLA0B09830 gene encoding PEMT/PEM2 family methyltransferase (similar to Saccharomyces cerevisiae CHO2 (YGR157W); ancestral locus Anc_4.64): MVSPKARTRSTGKTFVPPVTHDMVRSLFDPSLKKSFLEKIIFLSLALDLVLMYGLLKYTSISLDTIKILFLLQYIFWRFAYNFGIGAILHYQSHYETFSNYSERNHLFDPSKSSSTLARFVQYEIRSKMPDSYLMEAQPAELNTWLVFRQVVDLILMQDFTTYCIYTYLCLPSTTAWTSPTTIMGVMMILLNVWVKTDAHRVVKDYAWYWGDFFFLQDSELTFDGVFNVSPHPMYSIGYIGYYAASLITGDYNVLLVSIFGHLLQLLFLKYVENPHIERTYGASNQSSTSLAYNKIDQLIENSTSSSSPNKPLISTGLGFKNFKFTRVTDLFTLTVFISIFVWYFNFNPSLETLTFTTFMVKFSLSSICALILYKQSTEKWFTSIFHWRHLNSKIPPAVLAYQHWQFIYNFTLTISNTLLAMVTLKSLTSLYDSNTLNYNQTIFGFLGIALQIWSNSEIRDVLANFGYFYGDFFLLDVELPKKLSYQGIYRYLNNPQAILGLAGIWGTVLVSNFQYSNILLASLWTIIEIIAVKFIEKPHVHKVYNDSKDHVAGVESTIMSSKPVRWIQGLIQ, encoded by the coding sequence ATGGTAAGCCCTAAAGCAAGAACTAGATCTACAGGGAAAACTTTCGTCCCACCTGTTACACATGATATGGTGAgatcattatttgatccttcattgaaaaaatcgtttttagaaaaaatcatttttctATCTTTAGCTTTGGACCTTGTTTTGATGTATGGTCTTTTGAAATACACTTCTATTTCATTAGATACTATCAAAATTCTATTCCTTCTTCAATATATCTTCTGGAGATTTGCTTATAATTTTGGTATAGGGGCCATTTTACATTATCAATCTCATTATGAAACATTTTCTAACTATTCCGAAAGAaatcatttatttgatCCTTCTAAATCTTCCTCTACTTTGGCTCGTTTTGTTCAATATGAAATCCGTTCCAAGATGCCAGATAGTTATCTAATGGAAGCTCAACCTGCAGAACTTAATACTTGGCTTGTTTTCCGTCAAGTTGTTGATTTGATCTTGATGCAAGATTTCACCACTTATTGTATCTACACATACTTATGTCTACCATCCACTACTGCTTGGACTTCCCCAACCACCATCATGGGTGTAATGATGATTCTTTTGAACGTTTGGGTTAAAACAGATGCTCATCGTGTCGTCAAGGATTATGCTTGGTATTGGGGtgatttcttcttcttgcAGGATTCAGAATTAACTTTTGATGGTGTCTTTAACGTTTCACCACATCCAATGTATTCTATTGGTTATATTGGTTATTACGCAGCATCCTTGATCACAGGTGATTATAATGTCCTCTTGGTTTCCATCTTTGGCCATCTATTGCAATTACTTTTCTTGAAATACGTCGAAAACCCTCATATTGAAAGAACTTATGGTGCTTCTAATCAATCAAGCACTTCCTTGgcttataataaaattgatcaattgattgaaaattccacttcttcatcatccCCAAATAAGCCCTTAATCTCCACAGGTTTGggtttcaaaaatttcaaattcactCGTGTTACTGATTTATTCACTTTGACTGTCTTTATTTCCATTTTTGTTTggtatttcaattttaacCCATCTTTGGAAACTTTGACTTTTACCACTTTTATGGTCAAATTCTCTTTGTCTTCTATTTGTGCTTTAATCTTATACAAACAATCCACTGAAAAATGGTTCACTTCAATCTTCCATTGGAGACATCTAAATTCTAAAATCCCTCCTGCTGTCTTGGCTTATCAGCATTGGCAATTCATCTATAATTTCACTTTAACTATTTCAAATACTTTATTAGCAATGGTCAcattaaaatctttaacTTCCTTATACGATTCAAACACTTTGAATTATAATCAAACtatatttggatttttaGGTATTGCTTTACAAATTTGGTCAAATTCGGAGATTAGAGATGTCTTGGCCAATTTCGGTTATTTCTACGGTGATTTCTTCTTATTGGATGTCGAATTAcctaaaaaattatcatacCAAGGTATTTATCGTTACTTAAATAACCCACAAGCTATCTTAGGTCTTGCTGGGATTTGGGGTACCGTTTTGGTTTCAAATTTccaatattcaaatatctTATTAGCTTCCCTTTGGACcataattgaaattattgctgtcaaattcattgaaaaaCCTCATGTCCATAAAGTGTATAATGATTCAAAGGATCATGTTGCAGGTGTAGAAAGTACTATCATGAGTTCAAAGCCTGTAAGATGGATTCAAGGTTTAATTCAAtga
- the TBLA0B09820 gene encoding septin SHS1 (similar to Saccharomyces cerevisiae SHS1 (YDL225W); ancestral locus Anc_2.51): protein MINSRLLQDPASLRRKKESRRGINYTILLVGGESTGKTTFANNLMECNVLPHRYSDHSSNLNNNILNSNVKLIKPTQLISFTAKDGIPSLINEFNPSIASIEPGITITSTSLEISSNPLSNNSDEDILLFNIIDVHGIGENLDNSNAFTEITSYLEQQFETVLAEETRVKRNPRFEDTRVHVALYFIEATGHGLKDFDVEMMKKLSRYTNVLPIISKADSFTPQELLQFKKNILFDIDRYNVPIFKFDLENNQDQYLEEDDYETLEENRHLAEIQPFSIICSDEKDSQGNYIRQYPWGTIYINDNDLETSDLNILKNVLFGSHLQEFKDNTQNFLYENYRAEKLLAVTNDSTNGYAESSTNPLNSNDKALKRQSAAPSLSNFASLVNTGKFKSSNDLSMTMNEEFSNDQNVSNETPQATPKISQDSEINENINPNTIASSPERIKLRNISETIPYVLRHERILVKQQKLQELEAKSAKELQLKIMQLEKKAHDLKLREKLLLKQKLNNMNDSTSSFATASTTNTPSTTAHSFIKKEETLTDLSSIVSARD from the coding sequence ATGATTAATTCAAGATTATTACAAGATCCTGCAAGTTTACGTCGTAAGAAAGAGTCTAGACGTGGTATCAATTATACCATCTTATTAGTAGGTGGAGAAAGCACCGGGAAAACCACATTTGCCAATAATTTAATGGAATGTAATGTTTTACCTCATAGATATTCCGAtcattcttcaaatttaaataataatattttaaattcaaatgttaaattaattaaaccCACTCAATTGATTTCGTTTACTGCTAAAGATGGCATTCCATCTTTAATCAATGAATTCAATCCTTCTATTGCTAGTATTGAACCAGGTATCACTATCACTTCTACTTCTTTAGAAATCTCTTCAAATCCTCTATCAAATAACTCTGATGAAGATatcttattattcaatattatcgATGTTCATGGAATAGGTgaaaatttagataattcaaatgCATTTACAGAAATCACTTCATATTTAGAACAACAATTTGAAACTGTTCTTGCTGAAGAGACAAGAGTTAAAAGAAATCCAAGATTCGAAGACACAAGAGTTCATGTGGCTTTATATTTCATTGAAGCTACAGGCCATGGTTTAAAAGATTTCGATGTAgaaatgatgaagaaattatctCGTTATACAAATGTCTTACCAATCATATCAAAAGCAGATTCTTTTACTCCACAAGAATTACttcaatttaaaaaaaatattttatttgatattgatCGATATAATGTTCCTATTTTCAAGTTTGATTTAGAAAACAATCAAGATCAATACcttgaagaagatgattaTGAAACTTTAGAAGAAAACAGACATCTGGCTGAAATTCAACCTTTTTCCATAATTTGTTCAGATGAAAAAGATTCTCAAGGCAATTATATAAGACAATACCCTTGGGGTACAATctatattaatgataatgatttagaaaCTTCAGATTTAaacattttgaaaaatgttttatttgGTTCTCATTTACAAGAATTCAAAGATAATACTCAAAATTTCTTGTATGAAAATTATAGagctgaaaaattattagctGTAACAAATGATTCTACAAATGGATATGCAGAATCGTCGACTAATccattaaattcaaatgataaagCCTTAAAGAGACAATCTGCAGCTCCAAGTTTAAGCAATTTTGCTTCTCTAGTTAATACAGGGAAATTCAAATcttcaaatgatttatcGATGACAAtgaatgaagaattttctAATGATCAAAACGTATCAAATGAAACACCACAAGCTACTCCAAAGATTAGTCAAGACTctgaaattaatgaaaatataaatccaAATACGATAGCTTCATCTCCagaaagaataaaattaagaaatatttccGAAACTATACCATACGTATTAAGACATGAACGTATTCTAGTTaaacaacaaaaattacaagaattgGAAGCTAAATCTGCTAAAGAattacaattgaaaattatgcAATTAGAGAAAAAAGCTcatgatttgaaattaagggaaaaattattattaaaacaaaaattaaataatatgaatgaCTCGACTTCTTCTTTTGCGACAGCATCTACAACAAATACACCAAGTACTACTGCTCAttcttttataaaaaaagaagaaactTTAACCGACTTATCTTCAATTGTTTCTGCAAGAgattaa